One region of Qipengyuania sp. SS22 genomic DNA includes:
- the rnr gene encoding ribonuclease R, protein MPSKEQILEFIQTSDTPAGKREIAKAFGLKGQEKITLKKRLKDMAEEGLIDGKRTAYHRMGGVPKVTVLKVVAIEDGEAIAEPENWAPDTKEKPPRLVVRETTKMAALKRGDRILARNEETDDGWRATPMKKLPARTEGMMGVVEFDGAGKPWLAPVDKRVRESAPIGDLGEAEKGDLVLAERMGKSARAKVKVVEVIGDPLAPKAFSLIAIAKHGIPHVFSNETIAEAERAVDLPLSPEHREDLRDVPIVAIDPADARDHDDAIWAEPDGKGGYRAIIAIADVSYYVRPGGELDREARKRGNSVYFPDRVVPMLPEVLSADVCSLKQDVDRAAMACHIRIDKDGNVSDWRFTRAIVRLAKNIAYEDAQAAIDGGDAPEYLQNLWGAWKLLFKARQARDPLDLELPERQVRLNDEGVIEEIAIRERLDAHRVVEDFMIAANVAAAKALEAKAAPVVYRVHEQPSREKLLAFREYLATQGKKFALGQVITPGLFNRMLKDISEPAEKALIMEAVLRSQTQAFYGPQNSGHFGLSLGSYAHFTSPIRRYADLLVHRALVDAYKLEQPKPKLDLPDGSGLSDRDKTALHQITDAISQTERRAMEAERDTIDRYVAAWLSGRVGETFDTRITGVQGFGFFATIDKLGGDGLVPVSTLGREYFRYDEGARKLIGERTGTEYAVGDRLKLKLAEANALTGALKFEVPESDGAGIEPRGNRGPEKKRTHQNKGPKKGQGAPRQSHPAGKRGRPGNIRHQGRKKK, encoded by the coding sequence ATGCCGTCGAAAGAACAGATACTCGAATTCATCCAGACCTCCGACACGCCTGCGGGCAAGCGCGAAATCGCCAAGGCCTTCGGCCTCAAGGGTCAGGAAAAGATCACGCTGAAAAAGCGTCTCAAGGACATGGCCGAGGAAGGCCTGATCGACGGCAAGCGCACTGCCTATCACCGCATGGGCGGGGTGCCCAAGGTGACCGTGCTCAAGGTCGTCGCGATCGAGGACGGCGAGGCGATTGCCGAACCCGAGAACTGGGCCCCCGACACCAAGGAAAAGCCCCCGCGGCTGGTGGTGCGCGAAACGACCAAGATGGCGGCGCTGAAGCGCGGCGACCGGATCCTTGCGCGCAATGAGGAAACCGATGACGGCTGGCGCGCGACGCCGATGAAGAAGCTGCCCGCGCGCACCGAAGGCATGATGGGCGTCGTCGAATTCGACGGCGCCGGCAAACCATGGCTCGCCCCCGTCGACAAGCGCGTGCGTGAAAGCGCGCCGATCGGCGATCTTGGTGAAGCCGAGAAAGGCGATCTGGTCCTCGCCGAACGGATGGGCAAATCCGCCCGCGCGAAGGTCAAGGTGGTCGAGGTAATCGGCGATCCGCTGGCGCCCAAGGCATTCAGCCTGATCGCCATCGCCAAGCACGGCATTCCGCATGTTTTCTCCAATGAAACCATCGCCGAGGCGGAGCGCGCGGTCGACCTCCCGCTCTCGCCCGAACACCGCGAGGATTTGCGCGATGTGCCGATCGTCGCGATCGATCCCGCCGATGCGCGCGACCATGACGATGCGATCTGGGCCGAACCCGACGGCAAGGGCGGCTACCGCGCGATTATCGCCATTGCCGACGTCAGCTATTACGTGCGTCCGGGCGGCGAACTGGACCGCGAGGCGCGCAAGCGCGGCAATTCGGTCTACTTCCCCGACCGCGTCGTACCCATGCTGCCCGAAGTGCTCAGCGCCGACGTTTGCAGCCTCAAGCAGGATGTCGATCGCGCGGCGATGGCCTGCCACATCCGGATCGACAAGGACGGCAACGTCAGCGACTGGCGCTTCACCCGCGCCATCGTCCGGCTGGCGAAGAACATCGCCTATGAAGATGCGCAGGCCGCGATCGATGGCGGCGATGCTCCCGAATACCTGCAGAACCTGTGGGGCGCGTGGAAGCTGCTGTTCAAGGCGCGGCAGGCACGCGATCCGCTCGATCTCGAGCTGCCCGAACGGCAGGTCCGCCTCAACGACGAGGGCGTGATCGAGGAAATAGCGATCCGCGAACGGCTCGATGCGCACCGCGTGGTCGAGGACTTCATGATCGCCGCCAATGTCGCCGCTGCCAAAGCGCTCGAGGCCAAGGCCGCGCCGGTGGTTTACCGCGTGCACGAACAGCCGAGCCGCGAGAAGCTGCTCGCCTTCCGCGAATATCTCGCCACCCAGGGCAAGAAGTTCGCGCTGGGGCAGGTGATCACGCCGGGGCTGTTCAACCGCATGCTCAAGGATATTTCGGAGCCGGCGGAAAAGGCGCTGATCATGGAAGCGGTGCTGCGCAGCCAGACGCAGGCCTTCTACGGTCCGCAGAACTCGGGGCACTTCGGCCTTTCGCTCGGCAGCTATGCGCATTTCACCTCGCCGATCCGGCGGTATGCCGACCTGCTGGTGCACCGTGCGCTGGTCGATGCCTACAAGCTCGAACAGCCCAAGCCGAAACTCGACCTGCCCGATGGCAGCGGCCTGTCCGACCGCGACAAGACCGCGCTGCACCAGATCACCGATGCCATCAGCCAGACCGAACGCCGCGCTATGGAAGCCGAGCGCGATACGATCGACCGCTATGTCGCGGCATGGCTCTCCGGGCGCGTGGGCGAAACCTTCGACACGCGCATCACCGGGGTGCAGGGCTTCGGTTTCTTCGCCACGATCGACAAGCTGGGCGGCGACGGACTGGTCCCGGTCAGCACGCTGGGGCGCGAATATTTCCGCTATGACGAGGGCGCGCGCAAGCTGATCGGCGAACGCACCGGCACCGAATATGCGGTGGGTGACCGGCTCAAGCTCAAGCTGGCCGAGGCCAATGCGCTGACCGGCGCGCTCAAGTTCGAAGTGCCCGAAAGCGATGGCGCGGGGATCGAGCCGCGCGGCAACCGGGGCCCCGAGAAAAAGCGGACGCACCAGAACAAGGGTCCGAAGAAGGGGCAGGGCGCTCCCCGCCAGTCGCATCCTGCGGGCAAGCGCGGGCGGCCGGGCAACATCCGCCACCAAGGCCGCAAGAAGAAGTAA
- a CDS encoding acyl-CoA thioesterase: MTDRSPLIRVTAMPTDLNPYGGVFGGWLMSQMALGAGSLASREGQGKAVVVSATDFAFPGAMRVGDELSVYCDIAATGNTSLTITAEAIARERNGEAETKVAQGTFKFVLLDENDRPRAVAERWA; the protein is encoded by the coding sequence ATGACTGATCGCTCCCCCCTCATCCGGGTCACGGCCATGCCGACCGACCTCAATCCCTATGGCGGGGTATTCGGCGGGTGGCTGATGAGTCAGATGGCGCTCGGCGCCGGTTCGCTCGCAAGCCGCGAGGGGCAGGGCAAGGCGGTGGTCGTCTCGGCAACCGATTTCGCCTTTCCCGGTGCGATGCGGGTGGGTGACGAGCTGTCGGTCTATTGCGATATCGCCGCGACCGGTAACACCTCGCTCACCATCACCGCCGAAGCCATCGCCCGCGAGCGCAATGGCGAAGCCGAAACCAAGGTCGCGCAAGGCACGTTCAAATTCGTCCTGCTCGACGAAAACGACCGTCCGCGCGCGGTGGCGGAGCGGTGGGCTTGA
- a CDS encoding peroxiredoxin-like family protein, producing MTQLIPGQPVPDLDLPLTIDARFELATQKPDVFTMLVFYRGKHCPICKKYLTELSGKLDKFTDKGINVFAISMDSPERAAVSHEEWDTGDVPLAHSLSEDKAREWGLYISEKREGSEEPDVFSEPGLFLVKPDGTLHFAVVQNAPFTRPDLDDLLSGISFTLDKDYPTRGTLT from the coding sequence ATGACCCAACTTATTCCCGGCCAGCCCGTCCCCGATCTCGACCTGCCGCTCACCATCGATGCGCGTTTCGAACTGGCGACACAGAAACCCGACGTGTTCACCATGCTGGTGTTCTACCGCGGCAAGCATTGCCCGATCTGCAAGAAGTACCTCACCGAGCTGAGCGGCAAGCTCGATAAGTTCACCGACAAGGGCATCAATGTCTTCGCGATCTCGATGGACAGCCCCGAGCGCGCGGCGGTGAGCCATGAGGAATGGGACACGGGCGATGTCCCGCTGGCGCATTCGCTGAGCGAGGACAAGGCCCGCGAATGGGGCCTCTACATCAGCGAAAAACGCGAAGGCAGCGAAGAGCCCGACGTATTTTCCGAACCCGGGCTGTTCTTGGTCAAGCCCGATGGCACGCTGCATTTCGCCGTGGTCCAGAACGCGCCGTTCACGCGCCCCGATCTCGACGATTTGCTCAGCGGTATAAGCTTCACGCTGGACAAGGATTATCCGACGCGCGGCACGCTGACCTGA
- the proS gene encoding proline--tRNA ligase, with the protein MAQIRHALNTRRDDDFAAWYQDVISSAEMAEESGVRGCMVIRPWGFGIWERMQRLLDDRIKATGHENAYFPIFIPLSNFEREAEHVEGFAKEMAVVTHHRLIAGKDGGLIPDPEAKLEEPLVVRPTSETIIGDAMARWIQSWRDLPLKLNQWANVVRWEMRTRMFLRTSEFLWQEGHTAHADETEAKEHTLRMLEVYRAFADEDLALAVISGEKPENERFPGAVETWSIEAMMQDGKALQAGTSHYLGTNFAQASGIKFQNREGSESLAHTTSWGVSTRMVGGVIMTHGDDDGLRLPPKIAPQQVVILPMLRDKPEDEALIAYCEELRASLASQSVLGEKLRVLLDTRPGKAAQKRWDYVRKGAPVIVEVGGRDMDNGVVSMLRRDRLWDAETGKPAFDNPTREAAGEAIPAILADMQAALLAQAAERRDANITRGVSDFAEVEKHFSASRYPGWVEVQWSKPTGAALEKVVERLKEHKLTIRNVPMDAAPVGGACIFTGEPAVERVMLAKAY; encoded by the coding sequence ATGGCCCAGATCCGCCATGCCTTGAACACGCGCCGCGACGATGATTTCGCTGCCTGGTATCAGGACGTTATCAGTTCCGCCGAAATGGCCGAGGAATCGGGCGTGCGCGGATGCATGGTGATCCGTCCCTGGGGCTTCGGCATATGGGAACGGATGCAACGCCTGCTCGACGACCGGATAAAGGCGACGGGTCACGAAAACGCCTATTTCCCGATCTTCATCCCGCTGTCGAATTTCGAGCGCGAGGCCGAGCATGTCGAAGGCTTCGCGAAGGAGATGGCAGTGGTCACGCATCACCGGCTGATCGCGGGCAAGGATGGCGGGCTGATCCCCGATCCCGAAGCCAAGCTGGAAGAGCCGCTGGTAGTCCGTCCGACGTCGGAAACGATCATCGGCGATGCCATGGCGCGCTGGATCCAGAGCTGGCGCGACCTGCCACTGAAGCTCAACCAGTGGGCCAATGTCGTGCGCTGGGAAATGCGCACGCGCATGTTCCTGCGGACCAGCGAATTCCTGTGGCAGGAAGGCCATACCGCGCATGCCGACGAGACCGAGGCGAAGGAGCACACGCTGCGCATGCTCGAAGTCTATCGCGCCTTTGCCGACGAGGATCTCGCGCTGGCGGTGATTTCCGGCGAGAAGCCCGAGAACGAGCGTTTCCCCGGCGCGGTCGAAACCTGGTCGATCGAGGCGATGATGCAGGACGGCAAGGCGCTGCAGGCGGGCACCAGCCACTATCTCGGCACCAATTTCGCGCAGGCGAGCGGAATCAAGTTCCAGAACCGTGAAGGCAGCGAGAGCCTGGCGCATACTACCAGCTGGGGCGTGTCGACGCGCATGGTCGGGGGCGTGATCATGACGCATGGCGACGACGATGGCCTGCGCCTGCCGCCCAAGATCGCGCCGCAGCAAGTGGTGATCCTGCCGATGCTGCGCGACAAGCCCGAAGACGAGGCGCTGATCGCCTATTGCGAGGAACTGCGTGCCAGCCTCGCCAGCCAATCGGTGCTGGGCGAGAAGCTGCGCGTACTGCTCGATACACGTCCGGGCAAGGCGGCGCAGAAGCGCTGGGATTATGTCCGTAAGGGCGCGCCGGTGATCGTCGAGGTGGGCGGACGCGACATGGACAATGGCGTCGTCAGCATGCTGCGCCGCGACCGGTTGTGGGATGCCGAAACCGGCAAGCCCGCCTTCGACAACCCGACGCGCGAAGCGGCAGGGGAGGCCATCCCCGCTATCCTCGCCGACATGCAAGCGGCACTGCTTGCCCAGGCTGCGGAGCGCCGCGATGCGAACATCACCCGCGGGGTCAGCGATTTCGCCGAGGTGGAAAAGCACTTCTCCGCATCGCGTTATCCCGGCTGGGTCGAGGTCCAGTGGTCCAAGCCCACTGGCGCGGCGCTGGAAAAGGTCGTCGAGCGGCTGAAGGAGCACAAGCTCACCATCCGCAACGTGCCCATGGACGCTGCACCGGTCGGCGGCGCGTGCATCTTCACCGGCGAACCCGCGGTCGAGCGCGTGATGCTGGCCAAGGCTTACTGA
- a CDS encoding endonuclease domain-containing protein, giving the protein MVNSSPPAGEEGARRAAVGRRGGKRDLLPLAKRMRRAPTEAETRLWSILRASRMDGAKFKRQEQIGDYIVDFVCFAERLIVEADGSQHVENAADQARDSWLKSQGFRILRFWNDDILRDTDAVGDSIHAALRPPLPNPSPARGEGL; this is encoded by the coding sequence ATGGTGAACTCCTCTCCCCCTGCGGGAGAGGAAGGGGCCCGCCGCGCAGCGGTGGGAAGGAGAGGGGGCAAGCGCGACCTCCTTCCTCTCGCCAAACGAATGCGCCGCGCGCCGACCGAAGCGGAAACCCGCCTGTGGTCGATCCTCCGCGCTAGCAGAATGGATGGCGCCAAATTCAAGCGGCAGGAGCAGATCGGCGACTACATCGTCGACTTCGTGTGCTTTGCCGAGCGGCTGATCGTCGAAGCGGACGGGTCGCAGCATGTCGAGAACGCCGCGGATCAGGCGCGCGATTCCTGGCTCAAATCGCAAGGCTTTCGGATCCTGCGGTTCTGGAATGACGATATCCTGCGCGACACCGATGCGGTGGGCGACTCCATCCATGCTGCGCTTCGGCCCCCTCTCCCCAACCCCTCTCCCGCGAGGGGAGAGGGGCTGTGA
- the lpdA gene encoding dihydrolipoyl dehydrogenase, which yields MADTNYDVIVLGSGPGGYVAAIRCAQLGLKTAIVERELLGGICLNWGCIPTKALLRSAEILHYAQHAKDYGLKIAGAIEADLEAVVKRSRGVAKQLNQGVTHLMKKNKIAVHMGEGTLTGPTSLTVKGEKGEEKLTAKHVIVATGARARDLPFAPADGKRVWTYRHAMTPKEMPKKLLVIGSGAIGIEFASFYNDMGVDVTVVEMLDRVVPVEDKDVSAFLEKSLTKQGMTIMTGAGVEDLKVTAKGVKAKIKDSKGKVSETEFSHCITAIGIVPNTENVGLEKLADMDRGFIQIDDYGRTKSKGLWAIGDCTPGPWLAHKASHEGVTTAEAIAKELGNKDVHPHPLDRANIPGCTYCHPQIASVGLTEAKAKEAGHEVKAGTFPFIGNGKAIALGEADGFVKTVFDAKTGELLGAHMVGAEVTEMIQGFVVGKTLETTEAELMQTIFPHPTISESMHESVLASYGRALHI from the coding sequence ATGGCTGACACCAATTACGACGTCATCGTGCTCGGCAGCGGCCCGGGCGGCTATGTCGCTGCGATCCGCTGCGCGCAGCTGGGGCTCAAGACCGCCATCGTCGAGCGCGAACTGCTCGGCGGCATCTGCCTCAACTGGGGCTGCATCCCGACCAAGGCGCTGCTGCGCTCGGCGGAGATCCTGCATTATGCGCAGCACGCCAAGGATTACGGGCTCAAAATCGCGGGCGCGATCGAGGCCGATCTCGAAGCGGTGGTGAAGCGCAGCCGCGGGGTGGCGAAACAGCTCAACCAGGGCGTCACGCATCTGATGAAGAAGAACAAGATCGCGGTGCACATGGGCGAGGGCACGCTGACCGGCCCCACCAGCCTGACCGTGAAAGGCGAGAAGGGCGAGGAGAAGCTCACCGCCAAGCATGTGATCGTCGCCACCGGCGCACGCGCACGCGACCTGCCCTTCGCGCCTGCCGACGGCAAGCGCGTGTGGACCTATCGCCACGCGATGACGCCCAAGGAAATGCCGAAGAAGCTGCTGGTCATCGGCAGCGGCGCGATCGGGATCGAGTTCGCCAGCTTCTACAACGACATGGGCGTCGATGTGACCGTGGTCGAAATGCTCGACCGCGTGGTGCCGGTGGAGGACAAGGACGTCTCCGCCTTCCTCGAAAAGAGCCTCACCAAGCAGGGCATGACGATCATGACCGGCGCGGGTGTCGAGGACCTCAAGGTCACCGCCAAGGGCGTGAAGGCCAAGATCAAGGACAGCAAGGGCAAGGTCAGCGAGACCGAATTCAGCCATTGCATCACTGCGATCGGCATCGTCCCCAACACCGAAAATGTGGGGCTGGAAAAGCTGGCCGATATGGACCGCGGCTTCATCCAGATCGACGATTACGGGCGCACCAAGTCCAAGGGCCTGTGGGCCATCGGCGACTGCACGCCGGGCCCGTGGCTGGCGCATAAGGCAAGCCATGAAGGTGTCACCACCGCCGAGGCCATCGCCAAGGAGCTGGGCAATAAGGATGTCCACCCGCACCCGCTCGACCGCGCCAACATCCCGGGCTGCACCTATTGCCACCCGCAGATCGCCAGCGTCGGCCTGACCGAGGCCAAGGCGAAGGAGGCCGGCCATGAAGTCAAGGCGGGGACCTTCCCCTTCATCGGCAATGGCAAGGCGATCGCGCTGGGCGAGGCCGACGGCTTCGTGAAGACCGTGTTCGATGCCAAGACCGGCGAGCTGCTCGGCGCCCATATGGTCGGCGCCGAGGTGACCGAGATGATCCAGGGCTTCGTCGTCGGCAAGACGCTTGAAACGACCGAGGCCGAGCTGATGCAGACCATCTTCCCGCATCCGACGATCAGCGAATCGATGCATGAAAGCGTGCTTGCGAGCTATGGGCGCGCGCTCCATATCTGA
- a CDS encoding cation:proton antiporter, giving the protein MTGFLILAFLILIAGVLAVPLATRIGLGSVLGYLLAGMAISPLLAALSVDVEALQVFAEFGVVMMLFIIGLEMEPRRLWAMRGKLTWLGGGQVLLTTLVLTGIALLADQRWQTALAIGMVLALSSTAIIVQTLTEKGLLKTEGGEASFSVLLVQDVAVIPILALVPLLALPDLAGAAGAHAGEGAHGGIDFTAHMSGWLAAATRIGAVAGVIAIGIFAIRPLFRYIAKAQLRELFTAAALVVVIGIALLMSLVGLSPALGAFIAGVVLATSEYRHELESDINPFKGLLLGLFFITVGAGIDFTLASTIWDSVVFWAAVTVAAKMAVLLVVGWLYGLRHQALWLFCLSLPQAGEFAFVLIAFAVANAVFEPAFADQLLLIVALTMLVTPLLFILYDKLIAHAYCAGQAARDADAIDEENPIIIAGRGRVGGIIDRMLDAAGHRATVIDYNSEHLEVLKKFGVSTYYGDATRPDLLASAGIDRARILVVALDEREQIDKLVRYACANFPQLHVVARAKDRDHVYHLWAMGCRDIVRETYDGSLRMGRSVYEALGHDRQSATAMVEAWEEMDRTSMREIADIFRLDTPSYENQELLAKIRELKAEWDPKLRDAMDEIAARGR; this is encoded by the coding sequence GTGACCGGTTTCCTGATCCTCGCCTTCCTGATCCTGATCGCGGGGGTGCTCGCGGTGCCGCTCGCCACGCGGATCGGGCTGGGATCGGTGCTTGGCTACCTGCTCGCCGGCATGGCGATCTCGCCGCTGCTCGCCGCACTGTCGGTCGATGTCGAGGCGCTGCAGGTCTTCGCCGAATTCGGCGTGGTGATGATGCTGTTCATCATCGGACTGGAGATGGAGCCGCGGCGGCTGTGGGCCATGCGTGGCAAGCTCACCTGGCTGGGCGGCGGGCAAGTACTGCTGACCACGCTGGTGCTCACGGGGATCGCGCTGCTGGCAGACCAGCGCTGGCAGACCGCGCTGGCGATCGGCATGGTGCTGGCACTCAGTTCGACCGCGATCATCGTCCAGACGCTGACCGAGAAGGGGCTGCTCAAGACCGAGGGCGGCGAGGCGAGCTTCTCGGTGCTGCTGGTGCAGGACGTCGCGGTCATTCCCATCCTCGCGCTGGTACCGCTGCTCGCGCTGCCCGACCTCGCCGGTGCTGCAGGCGCACATGCGGGGGAGGGCGCGCATGGCGGGATCGACTTCACCGCGCATATGTCGGGCTGGCTGGCTGCAGCTACCCGGATCGGCGCGGTGGCCGGGGTCATCGCGATCGGCATCTTCGCGATCCGCCCGCTGTTCCGCTACATCGCTAAGGCGCAGCTGCGCGAACTGTTCACCGCCGCCGCGCTGGTCGTGGTGATCGGGATCGCGTTACTGATGTCGCTGGTGGGGCTCTCGCCCGCGCTCGGCGCCTTCATCGCGGGCGTCGTGCTTGCCACCAGCGAATACCGGCACGAGCTGGAAAGCGACATCAACCCGTTCAAGGGGCTGCTGCTCGGGCTGTTCTTCATCACCGTTGGCGCGGGGATCGACTTCACGCTGGCCAGCACAATCTGGGATTCGGTGGTATTCTGGGCCGCGGTGACAGTGGCAGCCAAGATGGCGGTGCTGCTGGTGGTCGGCTGGCTATACGGCCTGCGTCATCAGGCCCTCTGGCTGTTCTGTCTCAGCCTGCCGCAGGCCGGCGAATTCGCCTTCGTCCTGATCGCTTTCGCGGTTGCGAATGCCGTGTTCGAACCCGCCTTTGCCGACCAGCTCCTGCTGATCGTCGCGCTCACCATGCTGGTGACGCCGCTGCTGTTCATCCTCTACGACAAGCTCATCGCCCACGCCTACTGTGCCGGGCAGGCGGCGCGAGATGCCGATGCCATCGACGAGGAAAACCCGATCATCATCGCCGGACGCGGCCGCGTCGGCGGGATCATCGACCGGATGCTCGATGCGGCCGGACACCGCGCGACCGTGATCGACTACAACAGCGAACACCTCGAAGTGCTCAAGAAGTTCGGTGTCTCGACCTATTACGGCGATGCCACGCGGCCCGATTTGCTCGCCAGCGCGGGGATCGACCGCGCGCGCATCCTCGTCGTCGCGCTCGACGAACGCGAGCAGATCGACAAGCTGGTGCGCTATGCCTGCGCCAATTTCCCGCAATTGCACGTCGTCGCGCGCGCCAAGGACCGCGACCATGTCTACCATCTGTGGGCGATGGGCTGCCGCGATATCGTGCGCGAAACCTATGACGGCAGCCTGCGGATGGGCCGTTCGGTTTACGAGGCGCTGGGCCACGACCGCCAGTCCGCCACCGCCATGGTCGAAGCGTGGGAGGAAATGGATCGCACCTCGATGCGCGAGATCGCCGATATCTTCCGGCTCGACACGCCTTCCTACGAGAACCAGGAACTGCTCGCCAAGATCCGCGAGCTCAAGGCCGAGTGGGATCCCAAGCTGCGCGACGCGATGGACGAAATCGCCGCACGCGGACGCTAG
- a CDS encoding pyruvate dehydrogenase complex dihydrolipoamide acetyltransferase has product MPTPIKMPALSPTMEEGTLAKWLVKPGDKVEAGDIMAEIETDKATMEFEAVDEGTIASIAVEEGAEGVKVGTVIAMLAEEGEDLDEAAAAAPAETKSEAESETEPTPAQPEDKDVVPAQAGTANGPAQPKATPASAGVTGKDRIIASPLARRIAEQKGVDLADVTGSGPRGRIIKADVEGLEAGAAPAKAEASAPAASAPPKPATLGGDLDAPYEATKLNNVRKVIARRLTEAKQTIPHIYLTVDVRLDALLDLRKQLNASLEADGVKLSVNDLLIKALARALQRVPACNVSFQGDELYQYAREDISVAVAAPSGLITPIIRDAGKKGLAQISTEMKELATKAKDNKLQPQEYQGGTASLSNLGMFGTKQFDAVINPPQAMILAVGAGEQRPHVIDGALGVATVMSATGSFDHRAIDGADGARLMEAFQQLCENPMGLVV; this is encoded by the coding sequence ATGCCCACGCCGATCAAGATGCCCGCCCTGTCGCCCACCATGGAGGAAGGCACACTCGCCAAATGGCTGGTGAAGCCGGGAGACAAGGTCGAGGCCGGCGATATCATGGCCGAGATCGAAACCGACAAGGCGACGATGGAATTCGAAGCGGTCGATGAAGGCACGATTGCCTCGATTGCGGTCGAAGAAGGCGCCGAGGGCGTGAAGGTCGGCACGGTCATCGCCATGCTTGCCGAAGAGGGCGAGGATCTGGACGAAGCCGCTGCTGCTGCGCCTGCGGAGACGAAGAGCGAAGCGGAAAGCGAAACCGAACCCACTCCCGCTCAGCCTGAAGATAAAGACGTCGTCCCAGCGCAAGCTGGGACCGCCAACGGGCCCGCTCAACCGAAAGCGACCCCAGCTTCCGCTGGGGTGACGGGCAAGGATCGCATCATCGCCTCGCCGCTCGCGCGCCGGATCGCCGAACAGAAGGGCGTGGATCTTGCGGACGTGACCGGCTCCGGCCCGCGCGGCCGGATCATCAAGGCCGATGTCGAAGGGCTCGAAGCCGGGGCAGCTCCCGCCAAAGCCGAAGCGTCTGCGCCCGCGGCCAGCGCGCCGCCCAAGCCCGCGACGCTCGGCGGCGATCTCGATGCGCCCTATGAAGCGACCAAGCTCAACAATGTCCGCAAGGTCATCGCGCGCCGCCTGACCGAGGCCAAGCAGACGATCCCGCATATCTACCTCACCGTCGATGTCCGGCTCGATGCGCTGCTTGACCTGCGCAAGCAACTCAATGCCAGCCTCGAGGCGGACGGCGTGAAGCTGTCGGTCAACGATCTGCTGATCAAGGCGCTCGCCCGCGCGCTCCAGCGCGTTCCCGCCTGCAATGTCAGCTTCCAGGGTGACGAGCTTTACCAGTACGCCCGCGAGGATATCTCAGTCGCAGTCGCCGCGCCCTCGGGTCTGATCACCCCGATCATCCGCGACGCGGGCAAGAAAGGCCTCGCGCAGATCAGCACCGAGATGAAGGAGCTGGCAACCAAGGCGAAGGACAACAAGCTACAGCCGCAGGAATACCAGGGCGGCACCGCCAGCCTGTCCAATCTCGGCATGTTCGGCACCAAGCAGTTCGACGCGGTGATCAACCCGCCGCAGGCGATGATCCTCGCGGTCGGCGCAGGCGAACAGCGCCCGCATGTGATCGACGGCGCGTTGGGCGTCGCCACGGTGATGAGCGCCACCGGCAGCTTCGACCACCGCGCCATCGACGGTGCCGACGGCGCGCGACTGATGGAAGCCTTCCAGCAGCTGTGTGAAAACCCGATGGGCCTGGTGGTGTAG
- a CDS encoding universal stress protein, translating into MRTYLVVMDETEEAKQALRFASLRAQKTGGSVHILALVPQQTFNAFGGVQATIEQEARERAEVMANSAAGNIFAESGKMPTIAVRPGSPADVIRKYIDEHGNIAALVLATHAEGGSGPLVTHFAAHAGQLPCPLYLVPGGLSREEIDRLA; encoded by the coding sequence ATGCGCACATACCTTGTCGTGATGGACGAGACCGAGGAGGCCAAGCAGGCCTTGCGGTTCGCGTCGCTCCGCGCGCAAAAAACCGGCGGATCGGTGCATATCCTTGCGCTGGTGCCGCAGCAGACCTTCAACGCCTTCGGCGGCGTGCAGGCGACGATCGAGCAGGAAGCACGCGAGCGCGCCGAAGTGATGGCCAATTCCGCCGCAGGCAACATCTTTGCCGAAAGCGGCAAAATGCCCACTATCGCGGTGCGGCCGGGCTCACCCGCCGATGTTATCCGCAAATATATCGACGAGCACGGCAATATCGCCGCGCTGGTATTGGCGACGCATGCCGAAGGCGGCTCCGGCCCGCTGGTGACGCATTTCGCAGCGCATGCAGGACAATTGCCCTGCCCGCTCTACCTCGTCCCCGGCGGGCTGAGCCGCGAAGAAATCGACAGACTCGCCTGA